From a region of the Nonomuraea helvata genome:
- a CDS encoding S26 family signal peptidase, producing MRVIVQGNSMSPTLRDGQRLFARRLRRDPRRGEVIVFRVVDEQLPHRIKRVVAVTGDPLPGWLVPALPGVSHVPAGQVAVAGDNTTRSQDSRQLGLIDCRDILGTVWGASPRSISW from the coding sequence ATGAGGGTGATCGTGCAGGGCAACAGCATGTCGCCCACCCTGCGGGACGGCCAGCGCCTGTTCGCGCGGCGGCTGCGCCGGGACCCTCGGCGCGGCGAGGTGATCGTGTTCCGGGTGGTGGACGAGCAGTTGCCGCATCGGATCAAGCGGGTCGTCGCGGTCACCGGCGACCCGCTGCCGGGCTGGCTCGTCCCAGCGCTGCCGGGCGTGTCACACGTGCCGGCCGGGCAGGTCGCGGTGGCCGGGGACAACACAACACGCTCGCAGGACTCCCGCCAGCTGGGTCTGATCGACTGCCGCGACATCCTCGGCACCGTATGGGGCGCGTCACCTCGGTCGATCAGTTGGTGA
- a CDS encoding ABC transporter ATP-binding protein → MTRSAFRVGVAALALPFRSAPLTATTTLTLTVVAGAAPATGAWLTRLLVDELTSGVASTGRAVFLAIASAIAGGLAIALLYLAGHLGEVVRHRVTLTVESRLFQRVATLPGLRHIEDPAFHDRLRLAEQAAQEAPGTVSQFAQELVRSLVLLTGFAGALLVVWPPMTLLLLASVLVAVLARLATARREAATEEAWVATDRRRLFYRALLTDVRAAKEIRLFGLGTLLHTRMIESLASVSHARLSAARRGTLVQSGLALLGAVVTGIGTVVVATNVVTGGSSVGDLVLFLGAVAGVQTGLSAVVLQLGEAGRAVRLFGHYLDVLDTEDDLRAGTGTPPSPATIELRDVWFRYGEGGPWVLRGVNLTIPAGAAVGLVGVNGAGKSTLVKLLCRFYDPQRGTITWGGVDIRELDVAALRARIGVVFQEFMTYDLTAAENIGIGQVHHLDDRSRIVAAARAARADDTVAALPNGYDTVLSRTHTDDGDRTGVTLSGGQWQRVALARCLMRTDAELIVLDEPTSGLDAEGEHRVHSTLRRHAEGRTRLLISHRMSALRGAELIVTLVDGRIAERGSHDELMDAGGEYARLFRLQADGYQDARVR, encoded by the coding sequence ATGACCCGATCGGCCTTCCGCGTGGGCGTGGCGGCGCTCGCGCTGCCGTTCCGGTCCGCGCCGTTGACCGCCACCACCACTCTGACGCTCACCGTGGTCGCGGGTGCCGCGCCCGCGACCGGGGCATGGCTGACGAGGCTGCTGGTCGACGAGCTCACCTCGGGTGTGGCGAGCACGGGCCGGGCGGTGTTCCTCGCCATCGCCTCGGCGATCGCCGGCGGGCTCGCCATCGCCCTGCTCTACCTCGCCGGCCACCTCGGTGAAGTGGTCCGGCACCGGGTCACGCTGACCGTGGAGAGCCGGCTGTTCCAGCGGGTCGCCACCCTGCCGGGACTGCGGCACATCGAAGATCCCGCGTTCCACGACCGGCTGCGGCTCGCCGAGCAGGCCGCGCAGGAAGCGCCCGGCACAGTCTCGCAGTTCGCGCAGGAGCTGGTCCGCTCACTGGTGCTGCTCACCGGCTTCGCGGGTGCGTTGCTGGTGGTATGGCCGCCGATGACCCTGCTGCTGCTCGCATCGGTGCTGGTCGCCGTGCTCGCCAGGCTGGCGACCGCGCGGCGCGAGGCGGCCACCGAGGAGGCCTGGGTGGCCACCGACCGACGCCGCCTGTTCTACCGGGCACTGCTCACCGATGTGCGTGCCGCCAAGGAGATCCGGCTGTTCGGCCTCGGCACGCTGCTGCACACCAGGATGATCGAGTCGCTGGCGTCGGTCTCGCACGCACGGCTGTCCGCGGCACGCAGGGGCACACTGGTGCAGAGCGGGCTCGCGCTGCTCGGCGCCGTGGTCACCGGGATAGGCACGGTCGTGGTCGCCACGAACGTCGTCACCGGTGGCTCGTCGGTCGGCGACTTGGTGCTGTTCCTCGGTGCGGTGGCCGGCGTGCAGACCGGGCTGTCCGCCGTGGTGCTCCAACTCGGCGAGGCCGGCCGCGCGGTGCGGCTGTTCGGGCACTACCTCGACGTCCTCGACACCGAAGACGACCTGCGGGCCGGTACGGGAACGCCGCCTTCACCGGCGACCATCGAGTTGCGGGACGTCTGGTTCCGCTACGGCGAGGGTGGTCCGTGGGTGCTGCGCGGGGTGAACCTGACCATCCCCGCCGGCGCCGCCGTGGGACTCGTCGGCGTCAACGGCGCGGGCAAGAGCACACTGGTGAAACTGCTGTGCCGGTTCTACGACCCGCAGCGCGGCACGATCACCTGGGGTGGCGTGGACATCCGCGAGCTGGACGTCGCGGCACTGCGCGCGCGGATCGGTGTGGTGTTCCAGGAGTTCATGACCTACGACCTGACCGCGGCCGAGAACATCGGCATCGGGCAGGTCCACCACCTCGACGACCGGTCGCGGATCGTCGCGGCCGCGCGGGCGGCACGTGCCGACGACACGGTGGCGGCACTGCCCAACGGCTACGACACCGTGCTGTCCAGGACACACACCGACGACGGCGATCGGACCGGTGTGACGCTGTCCGGCGGGCAGTGGCAGCGGGTGGCCCTGGCCCGCTGCCTGATGCGCACCGACGCCGAGCTGATCGTGCTCGACGAGCCGACCTCGGGGCTGGACGCCGAGGGTGAGCACCGCGTGCACAGCACCCTGCGCCGGCACGCCGAGGGCCGTACCCGGCTGCTGATCTCCCATCGGATGTCCGCGCTGCGCGGCGCGGAACTGATCGTCACGCTTGTCGACGGCCGGATCGCCGAGCGGGGCAGTCACGACGAACTGATGGACGCGGGCGGCGAGTACGCCCGGCTGTTCCGCCTCCAGGCCGACGGCTACCAGGATGCGAGGGTGCGATGA